The Theropithecus gelada isolate Dixy chromosome 18, Tgel_1.0, whole genome shotgun sequence genome includes the window agggtgactataaacaataataactgtacattttaaaataactgagtgtagctggattgtttgcaactcaatggataaatgcttgaggaggcagataccccattctctatgatgtgcTATTTCACATCACATGCCTGTTTCAagacatctcatgtaccccataaatacatacaccttcCAGAtacccacaaaatttaaaaatagaaaaaaaatgaaaaagtttaaagCGACCACACCAACCGTATTGATAATCCAGTTTAAAGCGACCACACCAACCCGTACTGATAATCCAGTTTTGTATTTTGACTTTTGAAATATGATCATAAACATTTAATGCTGGGCCATAACTAGGAAATTAGTTACTGAACATCTAACtttcaacaaaaaaagtccacGAAGTTTACATAGATAATTCTTGTGtttaactaataaaatatttaataaaacgAGAGGAGAAAGTGTAGAGAAGAAAATTATGAATTCATCAAATCAGGCCATTTTGCATCCAGATTGCATTCAGAAAACTTATTTAACACCTAGGAGATTATTATCCAAAGTTGATAGTGCCTggtctttttttcattattttcgtTCTGAAAGCTGTGCATTACTCATCTATTTTTACAGAAATCTGAAATACAGTATTTATCCCATATGTCCACATGGTAAAgtaatcaagaaaaatattttcagtgcttAGCACCCCCACCCCAATTTAAAGGAAACCCTGAGTGTAGTAAATTCATGCTAATTGAGAACTCCGGGGAAGGGGTTAAAACATTACCCAGGTACAAGTCGGgtggctattataaatgttaCCCAAATAAAAGCCAGAAACAGGAAGCCAAAAACCAGGTCCCTAAGGCAGGCATGTGTCTTAAATGATATCATTTGTCAAGTTTCCAGCATCTTGTGGTGGTGAACACAAAAAGAAGGTCTGTGTTGTACTGAGGACATTACATCCTCATTAGCTGGAATGTTCCACAAGTACATAACGCaggattttcattttaataagaaGCAGCTACTTGTCACTGCACTTTCATTAGATAAACACAGAATGTAATACTAATGACCATTTACAGAGACTCTATCCTACTCCTGAGGTACTTCATCCAGATGAAATCATATGACAATTTATAGAATATATGATGCAaaacttcctttatttctttgcaaactattccctgaaattttttttttttttaattgaagtcaGTTAACAGCAGTAGTCATCATCAAAGGAACCCCTAAATGACACAGCTGGTATTTTCTGCCTGCAAAACAAGTTTGAACGAATAGCATTTGGCTCTTTAGAAGTCATAACCAAATGGTAACAGATCACTGGGACTCCTCAGTTTCTCAGAGGCAAGCTCCTTCCACCCTGCCCGTCTGGTGACCTTAAGCCCTACATGCAGAGAAGTCCACACTGAGAAATAATTTACCCATTGGGATTGTTCCACCCCGGCCCCTTCTCTAAAACAAAGACTGACAATTGCCCTGAATTATGGATGTACTTTTTGTGATATGTATTACAGTTCACAAGAAAGGTGTTGAGACCATCGTACCATTTCACCTCCCATtagaggctggtcttgaacaataATCCCAGAAGATGAAACTGATGCTGAACTATGACCCTCAATTTAcaaatcatttttcaaaagaataaagaaaaagtttaaacatatttttggcATTATCTGAATGGGCGGAATCTTTCATGCTTGTTTTCTAAGAATAAGTGAAAACAGCATGCAGTGCACTTTCTTAGTTTGTGGAAAGAGAGAACATGAGGTTttcagattatattttatttcaatcctgggtgtttgaattttatttttacatagctGAATTTAGTATATTCCCTCAAAAcataataaatttctattctgtAGCTTAAGGGATCCATCAGTTAAAATGTTGGTCTTTCATCTTTATTACCCTcccattaaaatgaaagaaaccgGGACTCACTTCAGTTTCGAAGAAGCAATTTAATTGGTAATGCCCTTAGTCCCCAAGTCTTTACAAAGGGAGAAAGTACATTATTGCTTAGACTTCACACATCTATCTGCATAAGAGGCAACTAAGCCTTTTGGACACCGACTatgttaaatttaataatattctttgattagattattttattacaaCATTTTTCCATTACCAGTCATTTCCTGTGCACAGTTACATTCATAAAACCTGCTCCCCCcctcctttgtttgtttgtgaatGTAAAAGCGAGGCAAAGTCTCTTTCCGTGTTGCTGTGGCTGTTAGGTCTGAAAGGGACGGATGAATAACTAAGCACCACACTGGACAGGCTTTCCTAGTCCTCTGCACCAGTAACCCTTTGCTATAATGAGGACACAAAGAGCCTCGCATCAGGCCGCTACCCTTCTTCATAACTCAAAAGCGTCACAGTGGCAATAGCCTCTAGTGCTATTTGTCTTTAGTGCAGTTGTGACACTTCGGCATGATCCATAATTTGGCAGCTATTTACCGTGACATTTCCCTTCAGTGCAGCCATAACATTCAGTGAAGCCATTATTTGGTTCCATTTACCATATAAATTGTATTGTTGTGCATGCATGCTAGCAGCTACATTAGGTACCTGAAAATGAGTAAATCTTGTAAAATACATACTAACAGCTATTCAGCAGTAGGATTTCCTTGTTCCtgagatggaaggaaagaaaaattaaatacgGTCCCCAACTTTCCTAGAGCATCTTTAATTGCGTCCATATTTATTGAGCAGGTTAGATACACCGAAACCAAAGACTTTGAAAAATAATCTGGTGGGCTTCACCTTCAATTAGAAGGGCACCGTGGGGTTTCTGCACAATGGTGACAGCGGCAGCAGTCTTCAGGGCACTAAAGGTTAAGCAGGAGGCCGATGAGCCACAGGCGTGATTCACAAGAGAGGGTGCAGGTTTTGCTGCTTTTCCCGTGTGGTCAGTGGGTGAATGTGGGACATCAGGCTGTAGTGCTAAGGAGCATCTCATTCCACCAGAACACGTGGAGAGGGAAACAGGAATGCAGAATGAGTGGCTGCTGTTCTGTTCCCAGAATCAGAGGTAACATATAGCTTCTAGTTTGAAAGCCTCTAAGGAAAAGCAAATGTATTCTTCCTTGAGATGACTGAGGTCCCTACAGTGCACAGGGCGATGGGACATGCCGTACCTCGGGCATCGCAGCACACTGTTATTAAGGCCTTGCGGTGTGCCTAGACAGCGCTTCCCTCCTGGGGCCCGTGTTTTGTGGCGAACCCTCATTGTGAACGGAGCGCatacttttctctttcctgtgcCTATATTAATTTTAAGTCCCCCTAATCTCTGTGGTTTCCCTTTCCAaaacctactttctgtctatgTAAGTTTTCAACAGTAATTTGCTGCTTCAGAGGAAAGAGAACATTTCCATTTCACATGTGCCTTACCAGGGGGATGGTAGATAAAAGCCATTACGTGCTACTTCTTCAAAACCCATCTGCGTTCACAGAATCATTTTTCTAATAACAAAATCAAATTTGGGAGGAAATTCCCCCACATGTCCATTTAGATAGTTGGTTAgtgatttatagaaaaaaaaaggagcattTCCTGAGGATACAGATTCTGAAAATATATGGCTGGCTTCTGCTACACTTCTCACTCATGAACTGCTTATGAGCGTAAGACCAAATTCTCCCAAAGCAAGGATTCTTTTGGGAACCACTttcaaaactgattttaaaatctgatcAAGCTGAAGACATACTGACTCGATCAGATCTGGCATCAGGAATGAATTTAGTTCCCTGGAACAACAAAATCTGGAACGAGACCATCCATGACTAAAGAATTGAATGTAAGCGTTTTCCCTCTTAGCCATGGAGGGAAGTTTTATTagcactttttttccccccaagggaagaggaggaggaggaggaggaggagacagacCTATTCATTAACACCttacttttgttttaagaaatattatatcCATTAccaactaaaaataaattgatttgagTAATTCTGAGACATAAAGTgcccattttctttctcccttgatTTATGTCATTGTTCTGTTTTTACAGCTTACTGTTGACAGAGTGAGGTAATTCAACTACaatttttccagtgttttttcCCATGTACATATAATTGACAGCACGGAATATGGACTCCAGGCCAGTAAACCTGCCCTCTGGAGACAGATCTCCAAGGTCCACCTCACAAACCAGGTCTCCACTCGCACACATCTCAAGCAAGTGCCCCATGGCTGCTTGATACTTAGAAAGGTAATGGTTCAGGAAGAAGCCCTGCACGCTGGCAGATTTCTTGAGCAGTTTGGCTGGCAATGTTCCTGCTTTCACAGGCGAAAGGCCAGTAGGAGTTTGGTAGCCAGAGATGAACCCTATTACTATCAAGCGCCCTTTGGTAGCCAGGGCGTCTACAGCCAAGTCAAACATGGCTCCCCCAACAGATTCATAGACCACATCGACGCCTTCAGGGTACTCCTGCTTAAGGACGGTACCTACGGGTTCAGTTTTATAGTTGATAGGACGATCACAGCCAACAGATTTCAGAAAAGCAGACTTTTCATCAGAAGAGCAGGTTCCAATTACATGGCACTTTGCCTTCTTTGAAAGCTGCACGGCAAACTGGCCCGTTCCCCCAGCTGCTGCTGTCACCAAAACTTTTTTCCCTTCCGACAGTTCTCCGAGCTCTTTCAGGCTGATGTATGCGGTGGTGCCACTTACCAGCAGGGTAAGATACTCGGGTTTCACTGAGGGCACTGGAGTTGCAATGTTGGCAGGCACAACTGTGTACTCAGCAAAAGAACCAGGTGCCATGTAAGCCACAGCTTGGCCAACTGTGTATCTGGCACTAGCAGAGAGGCCTAGGGCCACCACCTCCCCAATGCCTTCGAAACCTATGTCAAAGGGAGGCTTAACTGAGGGGTCATAGCGGCCTGCTGAATAGTTGATGTCAGATGCGTTAACACCAacaaatctaaaagaaaacaaacaaacaaatatattacGATGGGTTTTTTGTTAGGCACTTAGATTCTGCTTAGAGAAATTCCTCTAGTTCTGGCTACTGTGGAGGGGTTGCTAAGCTATACAATCTGATCGAATTTGAGAAAATTAGTCCTGCTGCccagataaaaaaaagaaattacacaaGTATTAGTTCAACATGCTTTGTACTCAGTTTTTGGCATATTTTATCCTGTCATCagtttagaaataatttcatatcattttaaaTGGCAAGTTGTTTGTTTCACatgccatttatttctgttttctttcaaaagtagaaataagcaaaaaaaaaaaaaaaaaaaaaaagaaaagaaaaagagtcagGAAGTTCTCATTATATATAAACTTCATTGGAGCTGTGAGTTGGAAATTAATTGGCCTCTTAACAAAGATGTTAAAAACAACACTgggataaaatatattcaaagaagtaGACTTGTATTGATTCTGGCAACAATTTAACACttaagataataatagtaatgacaaTGATATTATTAAAGATTGATGGAATGTACAAGGTCACTGGTTGCTACATGTTCCTGCAGGGGTTGTTTGAAGCACTGTTAGAGTGGCTGTCGCAAATTTTCTTTCTGATGTAACTACATCCAGTGTGAAAATACGCATTTTGATTAATTGAACAAAAATTGGGTAGAGCGATTTTTATGAAACATTCAACATTTCACAGTCCTTTTCAGatgaaaaggaaagcaaatcGTCACTATATTTTTCCTCAACAAGAAGCAGAGACATAACTTGATTAATACCagatgattattttcattttggtatCCAGAGTCAATTTAATTGCGAGGCCAGTATTTTTCCCAGCCTTTTTCATCTCAGTATACCTCATAACAAAAATATCCTGATACACAGGAGGAAAAAAGCCATCTACTAAGAATGTCAGGAGGTGGCTTAGACACATAACGGAAGACCCTAAAAATGTCATTTCCACCTGTAATAGAATGAAAAGGTAACAGTAACTGGTGGCAGGAGGAAAGCTGTTAAGTAGGTCATTTTGAAGAAATTCACTTTTAACTTAATAAGCCACAACTGCCCTGTATGCGATACACTTTCACTGTGATATAGATAATACTCTGCGCTTATAAATGCTCACTTATGATCATCCCCCCGTGTATCTACACGACAGAAAAGTCTCTGTATATTGCAGAAATAAGAACACGGGGAGCAACTGCTTTCTGTGATGTCAAGCTCCATTCAGATGCCAGCACACCACACAGCCTCAATAACACCCTACACAATTCCGTACCCATAGAAGATACACAATCACGAGAAGAAGGGAAGATCAGTTTTGCTGGTTTCTCATTTGGCATTTAATATCAAGACGcctatgttctatttttttttttcctacattctattttcagagaagggaaaaagaacCTGCCATCTTTCctttaaatttacataattttcaaGACCTGGCGTTTTAAAAAGGGCCCACTTTCCGGGAGCTTGCTTCTGGACTTCACAGCAGCAGCCCAGGGCAGAGCCAGCTGGAGCCGTCTCCGTGCCTCTGCCTTAGGCTGTAAAGCAAACTCCAGGAAAGGTGCCCATGGGGGTGGAAGTGACGGCAGGGTTTGCTCTGGAGGTGGGGGGACAGGAGCCGACCCACTGCCAGTTGTGTTCTGTGCAATTCTTTGCCCATGATTAACCCTTCCCACGCCCTTCATCCCTCCTGGCTTGTCCCCCTGGTGTCTCCGCAGTCCCAAAGGCAGTGGCCGCTCCTCTGCAGGGAGACCTCGCCTTGGGCTCGGAGGGACGCCCGGGCGGCCAGCCCCTCTGCGATGGCAGCCCTCGGAGTCCTCCCCACCTCGGAATGGGCACGCCCTGGGGCTCTGCAGGAGGAAAATGCAACTCCCCCTCTCCCCGCCCCAGGCTGTGGTTTGCCACTTCCTGGGAAGAGGTGGAGATGCAGCAGGACGCACACCGGAGCAGCCTGGGGAGCGCGCACACGCGCTGGACCCGGTTAGCAGAGGCCAAGTttgggaggggggagtggggctCTGCTGGGAGCTGGGGTGGCTGCAGCCAGCCAGCGGCTGCTTGAGTTTGCCAGGGGGCTTTGCTTGAAAATCCACACCAAACATCGTAGTTATTCGCAAGGGCAAGCGCTGGAGCGGTGGCAGCAGACGAGCGGGGCCCGTGTGCCCGTCCAGGCTCCGTCCGTCCAACTCCCTCTCCCTCAGAAGTGCCTGCCGCCGCAGTCCTCAGCTCCAGCCGTGCAGTCCTGCGGCCTCCCCACCGCCACCACGGAGAGGGGGATCATTGACCCCAACTCCAGGGCGGGCCGGGACCCCGCAGGCCGGGCGCCGCGGTAGAGCGGAGGCTCCTCAGGCCTGCGACCATGACCTCAGCCTCTCCGGGCCGGGCAGCGGCCCCCGGCAGGCGCGCCCAGTCCGTGCCCTTCGTCCCAGCGCTGGCCGCGCAGCTCCGCCTGGGTGGACAAGTTCTCTCCGAGTCCCGCACACGCGGCGCGCCGGAGCGCAGTGGCCGCCAGACAGGGCCCGCCGGCGGCCTGACCATGACCTTGGCCTCGCAGGCACCCCCATTTCTCACCCTTGCTCTCCCGCCCTGCCGTCTTCTAAACTGTCTGCGTCGTCGGTGAAGGAGGCTTAGGCTGGCTGACGGCAAGCGCCCGCGGTGGCTCGGTTGGCTCCTCGCACCGCGCTCTCTCCCTGGTCTCCCTGCCCCCGGTTCGCTGACCCCACCTCCACCGGGATCCCCTTTTTGACACGGCTTCGCACCCGCGGCTGTTGGGGACCCTCCACAGCCCGGGACCCGCCAGAGTCCTTACCTCTGCGTTAGCGTCCGCAACTCGCGCCTTCTGCTCCACCAGAAACAAGTTCAAGCACAGCCGGCGCAAAGCGAACGGAGGCTTGGGACGCGGAGCAGGGGCGGAAGGGCCAGGGAGCcacagaaagacaagaaagacacGCTGGGAAGGATGCGAGCATTTGGAGACCCTCCCTGTAACCccctttaattaaaaatatgtgcatGCAATGAGTGCAGGATTCCAGTAATCCGACGGGAGGACCCACTTGAGACTAAAATCCAGGAATCCCAGGAAAAAAGAATAGGACCGGCGCAGGCATTCTCCAAATCTATACCCTTCTAGAATCACCAGCTTATATGTACTAAAAAGTGCTAAACTCCCTCGTCTTGTTTACTGAGAAACAGAGCGATCCTGCGGAGGGGAGGGGAACGCTTTCCTCTGAACAAAAACCAAAGGCGAGGATTCAAGTCCAGAGTAAAAGCCTTCAATACTGGGAGACAAAACAAAGTCGCCCAAACCAGACctgccttaagaaaaaaaaagaaaaaaaagaaaaggaaaagaaaggaaaaaagagaaataaacgaagaaggaaaagaaagacaagaaaaaaaaagtgtgtgtgggggggaatCTCAGCCTGGAGTCAGCACAAAATACTGTTCCCCTCCCGTAAGCAACAAACCGTTCATCAAAAACgccttccccatcccccaccttCCCTTAGCCATTCCTACAAACTCTTTGCTCCATTATCTTACACTTGAGCAGAAAATCGTTAGAAATATTTGGAAACGAAATAATCTGTCACCTTCTTa containing:
- the ZADH2 gene encoding prostaglandin reductase 3 isoform X2 encodes the protein MAPGSFAEYTVVPANIATPVPSVKPEYLTLLVSGTTAYISLKELGELSEGKKVLVTAAAGGTGQFAVQLSKKAKCHVIGTCSSDEKSAFLKSVGCDRPINYKTEPVGTVLKQEYPEGVDVVYESVGGAMFDLAVDALATKGRLIVIGFISGYQTPTGLSPVKAGTLPAKLLKKSASVQGFFLNHYLSKYQAAMGHLLEMCASGDLVCEVDLGDLSPEGRFTGLESIFRAVNYMYMGKNTGKIVVELPHSVNSKL
- the ZADH2 gene encoding prostaglandin reductase 3 isoform X1, encoding MEARAMLRLASSGTRAIVDMSYARHFLDFQGSAIPRAMQKLVVTRLSPNFREAVTLSRDCPVPLPGDGDLLVRNRFVGVNASDINYSAGRYDPSVKPPFDIGFEGIGEVVALGLSASARYTVGQAVAYMAPGSFAEYTVVPANIATPVPSVKPEYLTLLVSGTTAYISLKELGELSEGKKVLVTAAAGGTGQFAVQLSKKAKCHVIGTCSSDEKSAFLKSVGCDRPINYKTEPVGTVLKQEYPEGVDVVYESVGGAMFDLAVDALATKGRLIVIGFISGYQTPTGLSPVKAGTLPAKLLKKSASVQGFFLNHYLSKYQAAMGHLLEMCASGDLVCEVDLGDLSPEGRFTGLESIFRAVNYMYMGKNTGKIVVELPHSVNSKL